One part of the Vicia villosa cultivar HV-30 ecotype Madison, WI unplaced genomic scaffold, Vvil1.0 ctg.000828F_1_1, whole genome shotgun sequence genome encodes these proteins:
- the LOC131631453 gene encoding protein FAR1-RELATED SEQUENCE 5-like: MENYDHYCSNDVRCRDSDTSDAESDYAQDDSNSVSSAFQSSDDGDGDANSHNDDFGELDAAVGDRKVNINALTADEIRAMEFGTVDEAYEFYFNYGCNHHSQTTDTYKWLLECFLECMNDKYLEAVVTDGDEAMRGAIKQVFPDATHRLCTWHLNKNAGENVKNSGFLQGFQKAMYSNFTKDEFEDFLSELIKDNEPEGNPWVVKTYENKSLWETAYLRERFFGGIRTTSQYEAVNAIIKSYVRKKGRIFEFMHNFEQALRSYRNNELVSNFKS, from the exons ATGGAAAACTACGACCATTATTGTTCCAACGACGTTCGTTGTCGTGATAGTGATACATCTGATGCTGAATCGGATTATGCTCAAGATGACAGCAATTCGGTGTCCAGTGCGTTCCAAAGTTCAGATGATGGGGATGGCGATGCTAATAGTCACAACGATGATTTTGGTGAATTAGATGCAGCTGTAGGTGATAGAAAGGTGAATATTAACGCCCTTACTGCTGATGAAATTCGTGCTATGGAATTCGGTACGGTTGATGaagcatatgaattttattttaactatG GGTGCAACCACCACTCTCAGACGACAGATACGTATAAGTGGTTGTTGGAGTGTTTTTTAGAGTGCATGAATGATAAGTACCTAGAAGCAGTTGTAACAGACGGAGATGAGGCGATGAGGGGAGCTATAAAACAAGTGTTTCCGGATGCGACACATCGTTTATGCACTTGGCATTTGAATAAGAATGCAGGTGAGAATGTAAAGaactcaggatttttgcaagGTTTTCAAAAAGCCATGTACTCTAATTTTACAAAGGATGAGTTTGAAGATTTTTTGTCAGAGCTAATTAAAGACAACGAACCTGAAGGAAATCCTTGGGTTGTAAAAACGTACGAGAACAAGTCACTGTGGGAAACTGCATATCTACGTGAGAGGTTTTTTGGAGGTATAAGAACTACGTCTCAATATGAAGCCGTCAATGCAATCATCAAGAGTTATGTTAGGAAAAAAGGccgcatttttgaatttatgcacAATTTTGAGCAGGCTTTGAGATCTTATAGAAACAATGAACTGGTCTCCAATTTTAAATCATAG